In Brachypodium distachyon strain Bd21 chromosome 2, Brachypodium_distachyon_v3.0, whole genome shotgun sequence, one genomic interval encodes:
- the LOC100835629 gene encoding gallate 1-beta-glucosyltransferase, producing MTTTTPVQPRAHVLLVSTAFQSHVNPLMRLGRRLAAKGVLVTFTTALRKGIRLDEVHGGIDDNNDALSSFRVERLSGEGLWEPDDPRFGVPGDMARHVEAAGPAALEALIRREAQAGRPVTCVVANAFVPWALRVAGELGLPRAMLWIQSCALLSVYYHYVHSLAAFPDAEASGSVAIPGLPELATDDLRPLLIYSTASNDMWRQMVVADLGSVRDKGVSWVFVNTFDELEHEAIAALSEHAPVIPVGPLIEPEEDEPLDGNKADDDIVAWLDAQAPRSVVFVAFGSIVNTGDDETAEITEALAGTGRPFLWVLRDESRALLSRDTLDSICAGDKGDSSLGKVVPWCRQTRVLAHGAVGCFVTHCGWNSTAEALAAGVPLVACPRWSDQRINARFIVDVYRVGVRGPTPVTRDALRVAVEEVMGGPEGEAMGARAARWKEKSRAAVADGGSSDHGVQAFVDQIC from the coding sequence atgacgacgacgactccgGTTCAGCCACGCGCGCACGTCCTCCTGGTGTCCACCGCATTCCAGAGCCACGTCAACCCGCTGATgcgcctcggccgccgcctcgccgccaagGGCGTGCTCGTCACCTTCACCACCGCTCTCCGCAAGGGCATCCGCCTCGACGAGGTCCACGGCGGCATCGACGACAACAACGACGCGCTCTCAAGTTTCCGTGTCGAGCGCCTGAGCGGCGAGGGGCTGTGGGAGCCGGACGATCCCCGGTTCGGCGTCCCGGGCGACATGGCGCGCCACGTGGAGGCcgcggggccggcggcgctggaggcgCTCATCCGCCGGGAGGCCCAGGCCGGGCGGCCCGTCACGTGCGTCGTGGCCAACGCCTTCGTCCCGTGGGCCCTGCGCGTCGCCGGCGAGCTGGGCCTCCCGCGGGCCATGCTGTGGATCCAGTCCTGCGCCCTGCTGTCCGTGTACTACCACTACGTGCactccctcgccgccttccccgACGCGGAGGCGTCCGGGTCGGTGGCCATCCCGGGGCTCCCGGAGCTGGCGACCGACGACCTCCGGCCGCTCCTGATTTACAGCACCGCTAGCAACGACATGTGGCGCCAGATGGTCGTGGCGGACCTCGGCAGCGTCCGGGACAAGGGGGTGTCGTGGGTcttcgtcaacaccttcgacGAGCTCGAGCACGAGGCCATCGCGGCGCTCAGCGAGCACGCGCCGGTCATACCGGTCGGCCCGCTCATCGAGCCGGAAGAAGACGAACCACTCGACGGCAACAAAGCCGACGACGACATCGTCGCGTGGCTGGACGCGCAGGCGCCGCGGTCGGTGGTGTTCGTGGCGTTCGGGAGCATCGTGAACACCGGGGACGACGAGACCGCGGAGATCACCGAGGCGCTGGCGGGCACGGGCCGGCCGTTCCTGTGGGTGCTCCGCGACGAGAGCCGAGCGCTCCTCTCCAGGGACACCCTCGACAGCATCTGCGCCGGAGACAAAGGCGACTCGTCGTTAGGCAAGGTGGTGCCGTGGTGCAGGCAGACGCGCGTGCTGGCGCACGGCGCGGTGGGCTGCTTCGTGACGCACTGCGGGTGGAACTCCaccgccgaggcactcgccGCGGGGGTGCCGTTGGTCGCCTGCCCGAGGTGGTCCGACCAGCGGATCAACGCCAGGTTCATCGTCGACGTGTACCGGGTCGGCGTCCGTGGCCCGACGCCCGTGACGAGGGACGCGCTCCGTGtggccgtggaggaggtcATGGGCGGGCCGGAGGGGGAGGCGATGGGAGCACGAGCGGCCCGTTGGAAGGAGAAGTCGcgtgcggcggtggcggacgGGGGCTCGTCGGATCACGGCGTCCAGGCTTTTGTTGACCAGATATGCTAG
- the LOC100844371 gene encoding EEF1A lysine methyltransferase 2 — protein MAGIRLSPEEPEVPHGTPPRPQLPPAVAGAGVAAGGGGSGSLEMASDDERSVAADSWSVRSDYGSTLDDDQRYADAADVLAAAAAAANFPSAASDYCSDKDDQESGDVEGSMLGLQSYWDASYSEDLANFQEHGHAGEIWFGTDVMDTVAAWTKKLCASIPQSWISSDNDNIKCEVNEDFVNYPVLDLGTGNGLLLQALAKQGFSDLTGTDYSEGAIELARNLAARDGFTAINFLVDDVLETKLDRKFKIITDKGTLDAIGLHPDGRAKRVIYWESVSNLVEPGGLVVITSCNHTKEELLQEVEDFSKRIFGKEDVDEGAGDVPKIFHYIDHVQTYPTIMFGGVEGSQVCTVAFQRA, from the exons ATGGCCGGAATCAGGCTCTCTCCTGAGGAGCCCGAAGTTCCGCACGGCACCCCGCCCCGACCCCAGCTgccgcccgccgtcgccggcgccggcgtcgcagcgggcggcggcggcagcggtagCCTTGAGATGGCTTCGGACGACGAGcggtcggtggcggcggactCGTGGTCCGTGCGGAGCGACTACGGGAGCACGCTCGATGACGACCAGCGCTACGCCGACGCAGCCGACGTgcttgccgctgccgcggccgccgccaactTCCCCTCAGCTGCCTCCGATTACTG TTCTGACAAGGATGATCAAGAATCTGGCGATGTTGAAGGCTCAATGCTGGGTCTCCAAAGTTACTGGGATGCTTCTTACTCAGAAGATCTTGCGAATTTTCAGGAACACGGTCACGCTGGAGAAATATG GTTTGGTACAGATGTAATGGATACAGTTGCTGCTTGGACAAAAAAGTTATGTGCAAGCATTCCCCAAAGTTGGATTTCGTCAGATAATGACAACATAAAATGTGAAGTTAATGAGGACTTCGTCAACTACCCTGTGCTTGATCTTGGAACTGGGAACGGCCTCCTTTTGCAAGCACTTGCCAAGCAGGG GTTTTCAGATTTAACAGGAACTGATTACAGTGAAGGAGCCATTGAACTTGCAAGAAACCTTGCTGCTCGTGATGGCTTCACTGCTATAAACTTCTTG GTCGATGATGTACTTGAGACAAAGTTAGACAGGAAATTCAAAATTATTACAGACAAAGGTACATTGGATGCCATTGGATTGCATCCAGATGGACGTGCAAAAAG AGTAATTTACTGGGAGTCTGTGTCAAACTTGGTTGAACCTGGTGGCCTTGTG GTCATAACATCATGTAATCACACGaaggaggagcttctgcaaGAAGTAGAAGATTTCAGTAAGCGAATCTTTGGCAAGGAGGATGTGGATGAAGGTGCAGGCGATGTGCCCAAGATCTTCCATTATATCGATCATGTCCAAACATATCCTACTATCATGTTTGGCGGAGTCGAGGGATCCCAAGTGTGTACTGTGGCTTTCCAACGGGCGTGA
- the LOC100844675 gene encoding uncharacterized protein LOC100844675 isoform X2, with translation MFTILVSKELIYSRMADHFTLITGRMITEATIQSAIRDAFDVPSVKAACDHHDPSAPDDVQDGRTMSGIVVECRICQEEGDEAYMETPCSCKGSLKYAHRICIQRWCNEKGDIICEICLQQFTPNYSAPLKLFRIGRNSIIFRTAGETSGNLNANHGQENVLHTADHAVGTSSFVSEGSNPKGATYCRVIAIALMVLLVFRDAISLVLGGPEVYSMVLITLLMLRTAGIVIPIYIILISVVTLLHRFNQQQGVHEATPVLVPGGAEGLQSLQPVPPQQHVISIQ, from the exons ATGTTCACCATCTTAGTCAGCAAAGAACTGATATATTCAAGGATGGCGGACCACTTCACGTTGATAACCGGCCGGATGATCACAGAGGCGACGATTCAGTCTGCCATTCGCGATGCCTTTGATGTTCCTTCCGTGAAGGCTGCTTGTGATCACCATGATCCTTCTGCTCCTGACGATGTTCAGGATGGGAGGACTATGAGCGGTATCGTGGTGGAATGCAGAATCTGCCAAGAAGAAGGTGACGAGGCTTACATGGAGACCCCTTGCTCCTGCAAGGGTAGCCTCAAG TACGCTCACCGCATATGCATCCAGAGATGGTGTAATGAGAAGGGAGACATCATATGTGAGATATGCTTACAG CAATTTACGCCAAACTACAGTGCCCCTTTGAAGCTGTTTCGGATAGGAAGAAACTCAATTATCTTCAG GACGGCTGGAGAAACATCGGGGAACCTCAACGCTAATCATGGTCAAGAAAACGTATTGCATACCGCAGATCACGCCGTTGGCACATCAAGCTTCGTTTCTGAGGGTTCCAACCCAAAAGGTGCCACTTACTGCCGTGTGATTGCGATAGCT TTGATGGTTCTGCTGGTGTTCCGAGACGCGATCTCGCTTGTCCTCGGCGGTCCTGAGGTGTACTCCATGGTGCTGATCACA CTGCTGATGCTGAGAACAGCTGGAATTGTCATACCAATCTACATTATCTTGATATCAGTTGTCACATTGCTCCATAGGTTCAATCAACAACAG GGTGTGCATGAGGCAACACCGGTGTTAGTACCTGGGGGAGCAGAGGGCTTGCAGAGCCTGCAGCCTGTGCCACCACAACAGCATGTCATCAGCATCCAGTAG
- the LOC100844675 gene encoding uncharacterized protein LOC100844675 isoform X1, with product MFTILVSKELIYSRMADHFTLITGRMITEATIQSAIRDAFDVPSVKAACDHHDPSAPDDVQDGRTMSGIVVECRICQEEGDEAYMETPCSCKGSLKYAHRICIQRWCNEKGDIICEICLQQFTPNYSAPLKLFRIGRNSIIFSRTAGETSGNLNANHGQENVLHTADHAVGTSSFVSEGSNPKGATYCRVIAIALMVLLVFRDAISLVLGGPEVYSMVLITLLMLRTAGIVIPIYIILISVVTLLHRFNQQQGVHEATPVLVPGGAEGLQSLQPVPPQQHVISIQ from the exons ATGTTCACCATCTTAGTCAGCAAAGAACTGATATATTCAAGGATGGCGGACCACTTCACGTTGATAACCGGCCGGATGATCACAGAGGCGACGATTCAGTCTGCCATTCGCGATGCCTTTGATGTTCCTTCCGTGAAGGCTGCTTGTGATCACCATGATCCTTCTGCTCCTGACGATGTTCAGGATGGGAGGACTATGAGCGGTATCGTGGTGGAATGCAGAATCTGCCAAGAAGAAGGTGACGAGGCTTACATGGAGACCCCTTGCTCCTGCAAGGGTAGCCTCAAG TACGCTCACCGCATATGCATCCAGAGATGGTGTAATGAGAAGGGAGACATCATATGTGAGATATGCTTACAG CAATTTACGCCAAACTACAGTGCCCCTTTGAAGCTGTTTCGGATAGGAAGAAACTCAATTATCTTCAG TAGGACGGCTGGAGAAACATCGGGGAACCTCAACGCTAATCATGGTCAAGAAAACGTATTGCATACCGCAGATCACGCCGTTGGCACATCAAGCTTCGTTTCTGAGGGTTCCAACCCAAAAGGTGCCACTTACTGCCGTGTGATTGCGATAGCT TTGATGGTTCTGCTGGTGTTCCGAGACGCGATCTCGCTTGTCCTCGGCGGTCCTGAGGTGTACTCCATGGTGCTGATCACA CTGCTGATGCTGAGAACAGCTGGAATTGTCATACCAATCTACATTATCTTGATATCAGTTGTCACATTGCTCCATAGGTTCAATCAACAACAG GGTGTGCATGAGGCAACACCGGTGTTAGTACCTGGGGGAGCAGAGGGCTTGCAGAGCCTGCAGCCTGTGCCACCACAACAGCATGTCATCAGCATCCAGTAG
- the LOC100844675 gene encoding uncharacterized protein LOC100844675 isoform X3, whose product MADHFTLITGRMITEATIQSAIRDAFDVPSVKAACDHHDPSAPDDVQDGRTMSGIVVECRICQEEGDEAYMETPCSCKGSLKYAHRICIQRWCNEKGDIICEICLQQFTPNYSAPLKLFRIGRNSIIFSRTAGETSGNLNANHGQENVLHTADHAVGTSSFVSEGSNPKGATYCRVIAIALMVLLVFRDAISLVLGGPEVYSMVLITLLMLRTAGIVIPIYIILISVVTLLHRFNQQQGVHEATPVLVPGGAEGLQSLQPVPPQQHVISIQ is encoded by the exons ATGGCGGACCACTTCACGTTGATAACCGGCCGGATGATCACAGAGGCGACGATTCAGTCTGCCATTCGCGATGCCTTTGATGTTCCTTCCGTGAAGGCTGCTTGTGATCACCATGATCCTTCTGCTCCTGACGATGTTCAGGATGGGAGGACTATGAGCGGTATCGTGGTGGAATGCAGAATCTGCCAAGAAGAAGGTGACGAGGCTTACATGGAGACCCCTTGCTCCTGCAAGGGTAGCCTCAAG TACGCTCACCGCATATGCATCCAGAGATGGTGTAATGAGAAGGGAGACATCATATGTGAGATATGCTTACAG CAATTTACGCCAAACTACAGTGCCCCTTTGAAGCTGTTTCGGATAGGAAGAAACTCAATTATCTTCAG TAGGACGGCTGGAGAAACATCGGGGAACCTCAACGCTAATCATGGTCAAGAAAACGTATTGCATACCGCAGATCACGCCGTTGGCACATCAAGCTTCGTTTCTGAGGGTTCCAACCCAAAAGGTGCCACTTACTGCCGTGTGATTGCGATAGCT TTGATGGTTCTGCTGGTGTTCCGAGACGCGATCTCGCTTGTCCTCGGCGGTCCTGAGGTGTACTCCATGGTGCTGATCACA CTGCTGATGCTGAGAACAGCTGGAATTGTCATACCAATCTACATTATCTTGATATCAGTTGTCACATTGCTCCATAGGTTCAATCAACAACAG GGTGTGCATGAGGCAACACCGGTGTTAGTACCTGGGGGAGCAGAGGGCTTGCAGAGCCTGCAGCCTGTGCCACCACAACAGCATGTCATCAGCATCCAGTAG
- the LOC100844675 gene encoding uncharacterized protein LOC100844675 isoform X4 yields MFTILVSKELIYSRMADHFTLITGRMITEATIQSAIRDAFDVPSVKAACDHHDPSAPDDVQDGRTMSGIVVECRICQEEGDEAYMETPCSCKGSLKYAHRICIQRWCNEKGDIICEICLQQFTPNYSAPLKLFRIGRNSIIFSRTAGETSGNLNANHGQENVLHTADHAVGTSSFVSEGSNPKGATYCRVIAIALMVLLVFRDAISLVLGGPEVYSMVLITVRAENRNPPADAENSWNCHTNLHYLDISCHIAP; encoded by the exons ATGTTCACCATCTTAGTCAGCAAAGAACTGATATATTCAAGGATGGCGGACCACTTCACGTTGATAACCGGCCGGATGATCACAGAGGCGACGATTCAGTCTGCCATTCGCGATGCCTTTGATGTTCCTTCCGTGAAGGCTGCTTGTGATCACCATGATCCTTCTGCTCCTGACGATGTTCAGGATGGGAGGACTATGAGCGGTATCGTGGTGGAATGCAGAATCTGCCAAGAAGAAGGTGACGAGGCTTACATGGAGACCCCTTGCTCCTGCAAGGGTAGCCTCAAG TACGCTCACCGCATATGCATCCAGAGATGGTGTAATGAGAAGGGAGACATCATATGTGAGATATGCTTACAG CAATTTACGCCAAACTACAGTGCCCCTTTGAAGCTGTTTCGGATAGGAAGAAACTCAATTATCTTCAG TAGGACGGCTGGAGAAACATCGGGGAACCTCAACGCTAATCATGGTCAAGAAAACGTATTGCATACCGCAGATCACGCCGTTGGCACATCAAGCTTCGTTTCTGAGGGTTCCAACCCAAAAGGTGCCACTTACTGCCGTGTGATTGCGATAGCT TTGATGGTTCTGCTGGTGTTCCGAGACGCGATCTCGCTTGTCCTCGGCGGTCCTGAGGTGTACTCCATGGTGCTGATCACAGTAAGAGCCGAAAACCGGAACCCAC CTGCTGATGCTGAGAACAGCTGGAATTGTCATACCAATCTACATTATCTTGATATCAGTTGTCACATTGCTCCATAG
- the LOC100844675 gene encoding uncharacterized protein LOC100844675 isoform X5 — translation MFTILVSKELIYSRMADHFTLITGRMITEATIQSAIRDAFDVPSVKAACDHHDPSAPDDVQDGRTMSGIVVECRICQEEGDEAYMETPCSCKGSLKYAHRICIQRWCNEKGDIICEICLQQFTPNYSAPLKLFRIGRNSIIFSRTAGETSGNLNANHGQENVLHTADHAVGTSSFVSEGSNPKGATYCRVIAIALMVLLVFRDAISLVLGGPEVYSMVLITIAADAENSWNCHTNLHYLDISCHIAP, via the exons ATGTTCACCATCTTAGTCAGCAAAGAACTGATATATTCAAGGATGGCGGACCACTTCACGTTGATAACCGGCCGGATGATCACAGAGGCGACGATTCAGTCTGCCATTCGCGATGCCTTTGATGTTCCTTCCGTGAAGGCTGCTTGTGATCACCATGATCCTTCTGCTCCTGACGATGTTCAGGATGGGAGGACTATGAGCGGTATCGTGGTGGAATGCAGAATCTGCCAAGAAGAAGGTGACGAGGCTTACATGGAGACCCCTTGCTCCTGCAAGGGTAGCCTCAAG TACGCTCACCGCATATGCATCCAGAGATGGTGTAATGAGAAGGGAGACATCATATGTGAGATATGCTTACAG CAATTTACGCCAAACTACAGTGCCCCTTTGAAGCTGTTTCGGATAGGAAGAAACTCAATTATCTTCAG TAGGACGGCTGGAGAAACATCGGGGAACCTCAACGCTAATCATGGTCAAGAAAACGTATTGCATACCGCAGATCACGCCGTTGGCACATCAAGCTTCGTTTCTGAGGGTTCCAACCCAAAAGGTGCCACTTACTGCCGTGTGATTGCGATAGCT TTGATGGTTCTGCTGGTGTTCCGAGACGCGATCTCGCTTGTCCTCGGCGGTCCTGAGGTGTACTCCATGGTGCTGATCACA ATAGCTGCTGATGCTGAGAACAGCTGGAATTGTCATACCAATCTACATTATCTTGATATCAGTTGTCACATTGCTCCATAG
- the LOC100844071 gene encoding guanine nucleotide-binding protein subunit beta-like protein A — protein sequence MAGQESLAYAGVMRGHNDVVTAIATPIDNSPFIVSSSRDKSLLVWDLTNPIQATQDSSSEYGIPFRRLTGHGHFVQDVVLSSDGQFALSGSWDGELRLWDLSTGVTTRRFVGHEKDVLSVAFSVDNRQIVSASRDRTIKLWNTLGECKYTIGGDHGGGEGHTGWVSCVRFSPNTFVPTIVSGSWDRSVKVWNLTNCKIRSTLDGHGGYVSAVAVSPDGSLCASGGKDGVTLLWDLAEGKRLYSLDAGAIINSLCFSPNRYWLCAATQDSIKIWDLESKHVVQDLRPEVPVSKNQMLYCTCLSWSADGSTLYAGYTDGTIRIYKISGFSYST from the exons ATGGCCGGCCAGGAGTCCCTCGCGTACGCCGGCGTGATGCGCGGTCACAACGACGTTGTGACCGCCATCGCGACGCCCATCGACAACTCGCCCTTcatcgtctcctcctcccgcgaCAAGTCGCTGCTGGTGTGGGACCTCACCAACCCCATCCAGGCCACCCAGGACTCCAGCTCCGAGTATGGTATCCCCTTCCGCCGCCTCACCGGCCACGGCCACTTCGTCCAGGACGTCGTCCTCAGCTCCGACGGCCAGTTCGCCCTCTCAGGATCCTGGGACGGCGAGCTCCGCCTGTGGGACCTCTCCACTGGAGTCACCACCCGCCGCTTCGTCGGCCACGAGAAGGACGTTCTCTCCGTCGCCTTCTCTGTTGACAACCGACAGatcgtctccgcgtcccgcgACCGCACCATCAAGCTGTGGAACACGCTCGGCGAGTGCAAGTACACCATTGGCGGCGACcacggaggcggcgagggccACACCGGCTGGGTGTCCTGCGTCCGTTTCTCCCCCAACACCTTCGTGCCAACCATCGTCTCGGGCTCATGGGACCGCTCCGTCAAGGTTTGGAACCTCACCAACTGCAAGATCCGCTCCACTCTCGATGGTCATGGAGGCTACGTCAGCGCCGTTGCTGTGAGTCCGGACGGTTCACTCTGCGCCTCTGGTGGCAAGGACGGCGTCACCCTGCTGTGGGACTTGGCTGAGGGCAAGAGGCTGTACTCGCTGGATGCCGGCGCCATTATCAACTCACTTTGCTTCTCGCCCAACCGCTACTGGCTATGCGCGGCGACACAAGATTCCATCAAGATCTGGGATCTTGAGTCGAAGCACGTTGTGCAGGACCTTAGGCCCGAGGTCCCAGTCTCCAAGAACCAG ATGCTCTACTGCACTTGCCTCAGCTGGAGCGCCGACGGCAGCACTCTCTATGCTGGTTATACTGATGGAACCATCCGGATCTATAAGATCTCAGGGTTCAGCTACTCAACCTAG
- the LOC100844984 gene encoding uncharacterized protein LOC100844984, producing the protein MSDGASRRFGEKDFEIMLSKSDVRESSYRKHSLWMAHWTRDGNSAEPLNSKSCRPFEEIDDVGYSKDCGNLPFELMKARVAERLMVGVSHGGASSGSTRQLSSNMWGVAHDVSQEVQCKNTDQFDRPFESSMVQKNVNLYAAKTVVSGRFSVHKPSDLSVDSHKLLSSDSLSSEWSHFPMFAINRKIDSILNPRRSALATSSDKIFVPQNTLKANISTSNVMAFSSKEYQFQTHQVSDENMTHCKSAGVILSHLDDDVGLNSDRAVRKLKGPLSIEESCSCSKDETNSACSLLADELRSSHSKGSPFWSGKDKFMFEASRKENEIVEDFFLQQKLGTSGGCQKEQDFEVAFHEPALGREYQMKSVNASSISKGIDVDINGHAGTFADLLQGEQQHPSTQNGDSPANLTESSKLPDTIEKISTMKSKGEALGCRKPPKQKSTHSKQKGSCLFEMLTLPCKSHVTCSKDPTCSGISCSNKGRCSLGTQKQFSAKTDTYTDTYHASKSTAGFASMPIQKDRGCSDSGKTERLVSCEGNETINMCSDYQNSSSKAACASNQDWSIPKTSSMNLDLVLFQISRMRNPISKALTESPASSDPSDKWLKRLKCDISDSHVSCSKRLKIGDGPATEGTCAMFGEVLDYKRDRTSMIKHVKEDQLMHETSMEQENQDLSSISAKSLNDWIGRWCQGGTPSFHGTSSLGKQSRKSTSPPDCLEGQFPSIAAMAMMGRVMNKLRPCELQKRGPSVVWNTEGL; encoded by the exons ATGTCTGATGGTGCTTCCAGAAGATTTGGTGAGAAGGACTTTGAAATTATGCTGAGCAAAAGTGATGTCAGGGAATCATCTTACCGCAAGCATTCCCTCTGGATGGCACACTGGACCAGGGATGGCAACAGTGCAGAACCTCTAAATTCCAAGAGCTGTCGTCCTTTTGAGGAAATCGATGATGTCGGTTATTCAAAAGATTGTGGTAATTTACCTTTTGAGCTCATGAAAGCTAGAGTGGCTGAAAGGTTGATGGTGGGAGTTAGCCATGGGGGTGCCTCTTCAGGGAGTACACGGCAACTCAGTTCTAATATGTGGGGTGTGGCACATGATGTTTCACAAGAAGTTCAATGCAAGAATACTGACCAGTTTGATAGGCCTTTCGAAAGTTCGATGGTGCAGAAAAATGTGAACTTATATGCTGCTAAGACAGTGGTATCCGGAAGATTTTCTGTTCATAAGCCTTCAGATTTATCTGTGGATTCCCATAAACTTTTGAGCTCTGACAGTCTAAGTTCAGAATGGAGTCATTTCCCTATGTTTGCAATCAATAGGAAGATTGACAGTATACTTAATCCAAGACGGTCTGCTCTTGCTACGTCGTCTGATAAGATTTTTGTTCCACAAAATACTTTGAAGGCAAACATATCTACATCTAATGTGATGGCATTCTCATCGAAGGAATATCAGTTCCAGACGCACCAAGTAAGTGATGAGAATATGACTCACTGCAAATCTGCAGGAGTCATACTATCTCACCTAGATGATGATGTCGGCCTTAATTCTGACCGTGCAGTAAGAAAACTGAAAGGACCTTTATCAATTGAAGAATCATGCTCTTGCAGTAAGGATGAAACTAACTCAGCATGTTCGTTACTAGCAGACGAGCTCCGTAGTAGCCACTCAAAGGGGTCACCTTTTTGGTCTGGTAAGGATAAGTTCATGTTTGAAGCGAGCCGAAAAGAGAATGAAATTGTTGAAGATTTTTTCTTGCAACAGAAGTTAGGAACATCTGGAGGATGCCAAAAAGAACAAGATTTTGAAGTAGCGTTTCATGAGCCAGCACTAGGTAGAGAATACCAGATGAAATCAGTTAACGCCTCTTCCATCAGCAAGGGCATTGATGTGGACATTAATGGCCATGCCGGGACATTTGCTGATTTATTACAAGGTGAACAACAGCATCCGAGTACACAAAACGGGGATTCTCCTGCGAATTTGACAGAGTCCTCCAAGCTACCTGATACAATTGAAAAGATATCGACAATGAAGAGCAAAGGCGAAGCACTGGGTTGTAGAAAACCGCCAAAGCAAAAGTCGACACATAGCAAACAAAAGGGGTCCTGCTTATTTGAAATGCTAACACTGCCATGCAAATCACATGTTACATGCTCCAAGGATCCAACATGTTCGGGGATTTCTTGCAGTAACAAAGGCAGATGTTCATTGGGAACGCAGAAGCAGTTCTCAGCTAAAACCGATACATACACGGATACTTATCATGCATCAAAATCCACAGCAG GGTTTGCTTCAATGCCAATACAAAAG GACCGTGGTTGTTCAGACTCAGGGAAAACTGAACGGTTAGTGTCCTGCGAAGGAAATGAAACAATCAACATGTGCTCGGATTATCAAAACTCTTCTTCAAAAGCAGCTTGCGCCAGTAACCAAGACTGGAGCATACCCAAAACTTCAAGCATGAATCTAGATCTGGTTCTCTTTCAAATAAGCAGAATGAGAAATCCAATTTCCAAGGCTCTAACAGAGTCACCAGCAAGCTCAGATCCAAGTGACAAGTGGCTCAAACGCCTGAAGTGTGATATTTCAGATTCTCATGTTTCTTGTTCCAAGAGATTAAAGATTGGAGATGGTCCAGCAACTGAAGGAACATGTGCCATGTTCGGTGAAGTGCTTGATTATAAGAGGGACAGAACTAGCATGATCAAACATGTGAAGGAGGACCAACTGATGCATGAAACTTCAATGGAGCAAGAAAACCAAGACTTGTCTTCTATTTCAGCAAAAAGTCTTAATGACTGGATAGGGAGATGGTGCCAAGGTGGCACCCCTAGTTTTCACGGAACTTCAAGTCTAGGAAAACAATCACGTAAGTCGACCTCGCCACCTGATTGTCTCGAAGGTCAGTTTCCAAGCATTGCAGCGATGGCTATGATGGGGCGTGTAATGAACAAGCTACGGCCATGTGAACTTCAGAAGAGGGGTCCTTCTGTAGTCTGGAATACGGAGGGCTTATGA